In Meleagris gallopavo isolate NT-WF06-2002-E0010 breed Aviagen turkey brand Nicholas breeding stock unplaced genomic scaffold, Turkey_5.1 ChrUn_random_7180001839287, whole genome shotgun sequence, one DNA window encodes the following:
- the SCRN2 gene encoding secernin-2: MAGQDPAPSSCDCFVALPPHTAAPAVVFGKNADRPRHEVQEIVYIPSAVHRPGDKVQCTYIEIEQVERTHAVVLSRPAWLWGAEMGANEHGVCVGNEGVWTREPVGEDEALLGMDLVRLGLERGSSAREALEVITALLEQHGQGGSCKEEPTPFVYHNTFLLADRHEAWVLETAGSYWAAQQIREGSRNISNQLSIGTDITAEHPGLRQRAQSQGWWSGAGQFSFAEVFSLAQQPPRMEAAKTRYRAGKELLQQHAGHITAETFMAILRDKDSGICVDSEGFRTAGSMVSVLPQDPALPCIHFFTATPDPSRSVFKPFIFVPGLKPAPQVISPTFRDDPAKKVPRFQSTVDRRHELYRRHQAALELMEKDQERGQELLQTLRDLEKQGLEAVNALLAGNVAPRPEELAELFFDCVDAEMKFYK; this comes from the exons ATGGCAGGGCAGGATCCCGCACCCTCATCCTGTGACTGCTTCGTGGCGCTGCCTCCGCACACCGCAGCGCCCGCTGTCGTCTTCGGCAAGAACGCCGACCGCCCGCGGCACGAAGTGCAGGAGATCGTCTACATCCCCTCCGCCGTCCACCGCCCCGGGGACAAAGTGCAG TGCACCTACATCGAGATCGAGCAGGTGGAGAGGACCCACGCGGTGGTGCTGAGCCGTCCTGCCTGGCTGTGGGGTGCTGAGATGGGTGCCAATGAGCACGGTGTCTGCGTGGGCAATGAGGGCGTATGGACCCGTGAGCCTGTTGGGGAGGATGAGGCGCTGCTGGGTATGGACCTGGTGAG GCTGGGTTTGGAGAGGGGCAGCTCTGCCCGGGAAGCATTGGAGGTCATCACggccctgctggagcagcacggGCAGGGTGGGAGCTGCAAGGAGGAGCCCACACCCTTTGTGTACCACAACACCTTCCTGCTGGCTGACCGCCACGAGGCCTGGGTGCTGGAGACGGCCGGCAGCTATTGGGCAGCCCAGCAGATCCGAG AGGGCAGCCGCAATATCTCCAACCAGCTCAGCATCGGGACGGACATCACAGCTGAGCACCCAGGGCTGCGACAGCGAGCCCAGAGCCAGGGCTGGTGGAGCGGGGCTGGCCAGTTcagctttgctgaggtcttctCCCTGGCACAGCAGCCACCACGCATGGAGGCTGCCAAAACCCGCTATCGTGCTggcaaggagctgctgcagcagcacgcAG GACACATCACAGCAGAGACATTCATGGCCATCCTGCGGGACAAGGACAGCGGCATCTGCGTGGACTCGGAGGGTTTCCGCACAGCAGGCAGCATGGTGTCCGTGCTGCCCCAGGACCCTGCCTTGCCCTGCATCCACTTCTTCACAGCCACTCCGGATCCTTCCAG GTCTGTCTTCAAGCCCTTCATCTTTGTGCCCGGCCTTAAGCCTGCACCGCAAGTGATTTCTCCCACCTTCCGTGACGACCCTGCCAAGAAGGTGCCACGCTTCCAGAGCACGGTCGATCGGAGGCACGAGCTCTACCGCCGGCACCAGGCAGCGCTGGAGCTGATGGAGAAGGACCAG GAGCGGGGCCAGGAGCTCCTGCAGACGCTGCGGGACCTGGAGAAGCAGGGCCTGGAGGCAGTGAACGCGCTGCTGGCAGGGAACGTGGCCCCAAGGCCAGAGGAGCTGGCTGAGCTCTTCTTCGACTGCGTGGATGCAGAGATGAAGTTTTACAAATAA
- the OSBPL7 gene encoding oxysterol-binding protein-related protein 7, which produces MGSHEKDPSSPKKALSRSNSTVSSKHSSIQQGSESWEVVEEPRTRGSPSREPERQEGYLLKKRKWPLKGWHKRYFVLENGILKYATTRQDVLKGKLHGAIDVRQSVMSVNKKAQRVDLDTEENIYHLKIKSAELFASWVSSLCSHHQGESPDPFAPARRTPTSSQGPWTRIMPSGSAPALSALASSRDKVDAWLKDSEGLERCSAELSACQVQLRELTEMLQSLESLHRIPSAPLISSTQPSAATERPKKGRRTTRMWCTQSFAKDDTIGRVGRLHGSVPNLSRYLEPSQGQLPFSLPPEYSQLQRSFWVLAQKVHGSLSSVVTALMAERARLEDMQRALDRRRSAPRPGSAGPTGAPLPGLEPRDGLQRFHSLSVSSDTTMDSFASLLPDEPDMLPAKGREQQRSQRSIASLADSHTEFFDACEVFLSASSSENEASDDESCISEATNSIDEDLTEPGGPGRPQTGMDSLGGLVELPPLELPGPGPQRRSRLPAPPAPPGDVSLWGLLRSSVGKDLSRVALPVQLNEPLNTLQRLCEELEYSTLLDRAARARDPRQRLVYVAAFAVSAYASTFYRAGSKPFNPVLGETYECVRPDRGFRFISEQVMWGWEGKEGRGGAGGAAT; this is translated from the exons ATGGGCAGCCACGAGAAGGATCCATCTTCTCCCAAAAAGGCCCTGTCACGCTCCAACAGCACTGTGTCttccaagcacagcagcatccagcag GGCTCGGagagctgggaggtggtggaggagcCACGAACTCGGGGCAGCCCAAGCCGGGAGCCGGAGAGGCAGGAGGGCTACCTGCTCAAGAAGAGAAAGTGGCCCCTGAAGGGCTGGCACAAG AGGTACTTTGTGCTGGAAAATGGCATCCTGAAATATGCCACCACGCGCCAGGAT GTCCTCAAGGGCAAGCTGCACGGTGCCATTGATGTCCGTCAGTCTGTCATGTCCGTCAACAAGAAGGCGCAGCGGGTGGATCTGGACACAGAGGAGAACATTTACCACCTCAAG ATCAAATCTGCAGAGCTCTTTGCCAGCTGGGTgagcagcctctgctcccatcATCAGGGGGAGAGTCCAGACCCATTCGCTCCTGCCAGGAGGACCCCCACCTCCTCACAG GGTCCATGGACACGGATCATGCCCTCTGGCAGTGCCCCTGCCCTGTCTGCCCTCGCCAGCTCCAGGGACAAGGTGGATGCATGGCTGAAGGACAGTGAGGGGCTGGAGCGCTGCTCAGCTG AGCTGTCAGCATGCCAGGTACAGCTGCGGGAGCTGACAGAGATGCTGCAGAGCCTCGAGTCCCTGCACCGCATCCCCTCCGCGCCCCTCATCTCCAGCACTCAG ccctcagctgcCACGGAGAGGCCCAAGAAGGGTCGGAGGACCACCAGGATGTGGTGCACTCAGAGCTTTGCCAAGGATGACACCATCGGACGG GTGGGGCGGCTGCACGGCTCCGTTCCCAACCTTTCGCGTTACCTGGAGCCCAGCCAGGGCCAGCTGCCCTTCAGCCTGCCGCCTGAGTACAGCCAGCTGCAGCGCAGCTTCTGGGTGCTGGCACAGAAAG TGCACGGCTCACTCAGCAGCGTGGTGACAGCACTGATGGCTGAGAGGGCTCGCCTGGAGGACATGCAGCGGGCATTGGATCGCCGGCGCTCAGCCCCACGTCCCGGCAGTGCTGGTCCCACTGGG GCTCCCCTGCCAGGCCTGGAGCCACGGGATGGGCTGCAGCGCTTCCATTCGCTCTCCGTTTCCTCTGACACCACTATGGACTCCTTTGCCTCACTACTCCCTGATGAG cccgACATGCTGCCTGCCAAGGGCCGGGAGCAGCAGCGCTCGCAGCGCAGCATCGCCTCGCTGGCCGACTCGCACACTGAGTTCTTCGATGCTTGTGAGGTGTTCCTCTCTGCCAGCTCCTCTGAGAATGAG GCGTCAGATGATGAGTCCTGCATCAGTGAGGCTACCAACAGTATTGATGAGGACCTGACCGAGCCGGGGGGGCCTGGACGTCCCCAAACAG GAATGGACAGCCTAGGGGGGCTGGTGGAGCTGCCCCCACTGGAGCTGCCGGGGCCGGGACCGCAGCGTCGGAGCCGTCTGCCTGCCCCCCCTGCACCACCGGGGGATGTGAGCCTGTGGGGGCTGCTGCGGAGCAGCGTGGGCAAGGATCTGTCCCGCGTGGCTCTGCCGGTGCAGCTGAATGAGCCCCTCAACACCCTGCAGCGCCTGTGTGAGGAGTTGGAGTACAGCACACTGCTCGACCGCGCCGCCCGTGCACGGGACCCCCGGCAGCGTCTG GTTTATGTGGCTGCCTTCGCTGTGTCTGCCTACGCCTCCACCTTCTACCGTGCGGGCAGCAAACCCTTCAACCCAGTGCTGGGTGAGACCTACGAGTGTGTGCGGCCCGACCGCGGCTTCCGCTTCATCAGCGAGCAGGTaatgtggggctgggagggaaaggaggggCGTGGGGGGGCCGGAGGGGCAGCGACT
- the MRPL10 gene encoding 39S ribosomal protein L10, mitochondrial — translation MAVTEYIAPRPAVPERCLPAKRKAEEEEEEEYGYARLLRRQVEEVFRNNRMVAVCQYNSMPGEDMVLMRYYLRKHNIEVKFVLNEIIRPVLSQSRYKNLLPLFVSRNILLVSPETKAKEMLRVLKGVPQVNLLGALVDDTILSRQGVENFAKLPSLEASQGQTLGTLALLPSQTCSMLQHGAAHLTALLDGHIHQLQAGAGKTESPAGTEPAQSSGTQ, via the exons ATGGCCGTCACCGAGTACATCGCGCCGCGGCCCGCCGTCCCCGAGCGCTGCCTGCCTGCTAAGAGGaaggcggaggaggaggaggaggag GAGTACGGCTACGCCCGGCTGCTCCGGCGGCAGGTGGAGGAGGTGTTCCGGAACAACCGTATGGTCGCGGTGTGTCAGTACAACTCCATGCCCGGGGAGGATATGGTGCTGATGAGGTACTACTTGCGGAAGCACAACATTGAGGTCAAGTTCGTCCTGAACGAG ATCATCCGCCCTGTGCTGTCCCAGTCCCGCTATAAGAACCTCCTCCCGCTCTTCGTGTCCCGCAATATCCTTCTGGTGAGCCCAGAAACAAAGGCCAAGGAGATGCTGAGGGTCCTGAAGGGAGTGCCGCAGGTCAACCTGCTGG GTGCCCTCGTTGACGACACCATCCTGAGCAGGCAGGGAGTAGAGAACTTTGCCAAGCTGCCCTCGCTGGAGGCCTCGCAGGGGCAGACGCTGGGCACCCTGGCACTCCTGCCCTCCCAGACGTGCTCCAtgctgcagcacggagccgCACacctcacagcactgctggacGGGCACATCcaccagctgcaggctggggctggCAAGACGGAGAgcccagcagggacagagccTGCCCAGAGCTCAGGGACACAGTGA
- the LRRC46 gene encoding leucine-rich repeat-containing protein 46: MSAPALPRIPLSAQHKDPRRGQGPCSPAPTVAGEEEALSGGCEQMSLGVTLTDRLVAARSLPGLGETMRPESCSEELPALQTIRLDREDICTIGRLGSLPGIHSLYLQRNQIEKIENLDCFPNLQFLSLAGNCIRKIENLRPLQHLRFLDLSQNQIQTLDADELPRSLRLLDLTGNECTHQPGYRELVVRALPHLLQLDAQPLHGCMDPVSDEKEEEKHCSTSEDSDDELFSELSAPFTTGKDFFTDLQQELAGHSRRRQGKALEEHQARLQELQEHGGLLLPPLPLRSLGTESCLPPSPGTTTAPGPGRSQLHPQAKQPKPAAILSQPRPRALQGEPCIKGAEK, encoded by the exons ATGTCTGCCCCAGCTCTCCCCCGTATCCCCCTATCTGCACAGCACAAGGACCCAAGGAGGGGGCAGGGACCCTGCTCACCAGCACCCACCGtggctggggaggaggaggctCTGTCTGGGG GCTGTGAGCAGATGTCCCTGGGGGTGACCCTCACTGACCGCCTCGTGGCTGCACGGAGCCTTCCTGGGCTGGGGGAGACCATGAGACCAGAGAGCTG CTCTGAGGAGCTGCCAGCCCTCCAGACCATCCGCTTGGACCGGGAGGATATCTGCACCATTGGGAGACTTGGGAGCCTGCCGGGGATTCACAGCCTCTACCTGCAGAGG aacCAAATTGAGAAGATTGAGAACCTGGACTGCTTTCCCAACCTGCA ATTCCTCTCACTGGCTGGAAACTGCATCCGCAAGATAGAGAACCTACGGCCCCTGCAACACCTGCGCTTCCTGGACCTGTCCCAGAACCAGATCCAGACTCTGGATGCAG ATGAGCTGCCCCGCAGCCTCCGCCTCCTGGACTTGACAGGAAATGAATGCACCCACCAACCCGGCTACAG GGAGCTGGTGGTGAGAGCCCTGCCCCATCTCCTGCAGTTGGACGCCCAGCCCCTCCATGGCTGCATGGATCCTGTCTCAGatgagaaagaggaggagaaacaTTGCTCCACCAGCGAGGATAGCGATGATGAGTTGTTCTCTGAGCTGAGTGCCCCTTTCACCACAGGCAAAG ATTTCTTCACAGatctgcagcaggagctggctggGCACTCTCGGAGGAGGCAGGGGAAGGCCCTGGAGGAACACCAGGCCcgtctgcaggagctgcaggagcatgGGGGTCTGCTGCTGCCCCCCCTACCGCTGCGCTCATTGGGCACAGAGAGCTGCCTACCCCCCAGCCCAGGAACCACCACAGCCCCTGGCCCTGGGCGGTCTCAGCTCCATCCCCAGGCAAAGCAGCCAAAACCAGCTGCCATCCTGAGCCAGCCCCGGCCCAGAGCCCTGCAAGGGGAGCCTTGTATCAAAGGGGCAGAGAAATAG